A genomic window from Pecten maximus chromosome 6, xPecMax1.1, whole genome shotgun sequence includes:
- the LOC117329059 gene encoding uncharacterized protein LOC117329059: MMFPIGNDSVSIHLNQSETKMELYSIVLSTTMLCLAMVFGTGGNITILVSLCTYRLLRKHHYILIAMFLVTCLILDIVWCPMEIYHLIQHHHDNTAVDATFTFAGQSLYIFLITTILCILSIVSVQSLCKLSSNWISRHFVLALTLAVSLILVLSVAVGYGVLSSIREGNTKPTEYQILNEESYNYRIIVYSFSLWMAISFVMLITLVICRRKTAKDLNVDIASEYSEPPTPERLNIPTLLIKGSEEEGSDNEKEEDKKSISNSQRFLSMQGASSTKEDNMSTIGELPSPSKSKISSNHLGVNMAAILGRRRHTIGQIGPTGLDVGEKTKQYNYVRKFSVDIEALQAQLENPKVYGGAISFRSDTELQKSTQNDNKMELPQRPHTPLLDMRLSGLHKTQLEEKNEENSDEENVDKDDDVSNKEDYDMENANHICEKLQNSSHETLSPPIITLSETTGDELNEPMADNRFNKGMSHYRLTCLLLVTFVCCLLPMFITEAVRGLLSQRAYINILTCTMSLSVVQTIIFPHILFCMDNFTHLAVHTFFGKVHAQVMHMCYGHHQVPTSEHVDITVTQV; this comes from the coding sequence ATGATGTTTCCTATAGGAAATGATAGTGTTTCTATCCATCTTAATCAGAGTGAGACTAAGATGGAACTGTACTCGATTGTGTTGTCAACGACCATGCTGTGTCTGGCAATGGTGTTCGGTACCGGGGGTAACATTACCATCCTTGTGTCATTGTGTACCTACCGCCTGCTGAGGAAACACCATTACATCCTCATTGCCATGTTCCTTGTAACCTGCCTCATTCTGGACATAGTCTGGTGTCCCATGGAGATATATCATCTCATCCaacatcaccatgacaacacagCAGTAGATGCAACCTTCACCTTTGCTGGACAAAGCCTCTACATTTTTCTTATCACTACAATTCTGTGCATTCTTTCAATAGTAAGTGTTCAAAGTTTGTGTAAGCTATCATCCAATTGGATTTCTCGACACTTTGTCCTGGCTCTGACATTGGCAGTTAGCCTCATTCTGGTCCTCAGTGTGGCAGTGGGCTATGGGGTATTGTCATCCATCAGGGAGGGAAACACCAAGCCAACTGAGTATCAGATTCTCAATGAAGAGTCCTATAACTACAGGATCATTGTCTACAGCTTCTCTTTGTGGATGGCTATATCATTTGTAATGCTTATAACTCTTGTAATCTGTAGGCGTAAAACTGCCAAAGATCTCAATGTGGACATTGCGTCTGAGTACTCGGAACCACCCACACCTGAACGACTTAACAttccaacacttctcatcaaaGGGTCAGAAGAGGAAGGAAGTGACAATGAAAAGGAAGAGGACAAAAAGTCAATATCAAACTCTCAAAGATTTCTCAGTATGCAGGGTGCCAGTTCTACAAAAGAAGACAATATGTCGACCATTGGTGAACTTCCTTCACCATCAAAGTCGAAGATCTCCAGTAACCACTTAGGGGTCAACATGGCTGCCATTTTAGGTCGGAGACGTCACACCATAGGTCAAATCGGTCCCACAGGGCTAGATGTGGGCGAGAAAACCAAACAGTACAATTATGTGAGAAAGTTTTCAGTTGATATAGAAGCACTTCAAGCACAGCTAGAAAATCCCAAAGTTTATGGTGGTGCCATTTCTTTTCGTTCAGACACTGAGCTGCAAAAGTCTACACAGAATGATAACAAAATGGAGTTACCCCAGAGGCCCCACACACCTTTATTAGATATGAGACTATCTGGTCTTCATAAAACACAATTAGAGGAGAAAAACGAGGAAAATTCAGATGAGGAAAATGTTGATAAAGATGATGATGTGAGTAACAAGGAGGACTATGATATGGAAAATGCAAATCATATTTGtgaaaaattacaaaactcAAGTCATGAGACGCTAAGTCCACCCATTATAACTCTGTCTGAGACAACAGGTGATGAACTCAATGAACCGATGGCAGACAATAGGTTTAACAAGGGAATGAGTCACTATCGACTGACCTGTCTTTTACTAGTGACATTTGTGTGTTGTTTACTGCCAATGTTTATCACTGAGGCTGTACGAGGACTGTTGTCACAGCGAGCTTACATTAACATCCTCACCTGTACGATGtccctgtctgtggtacagACTATCATATTCCCACACATACTCTTCTGTATGGATAACTTTACACACCTTGCTGTACATACTTTCTTTGGTAAGGTACATGCACAGGTAATGCACATGTGCTATGGACACCATCAGGTACCAACATCAGAGCACGTGGATATTACAGTTACACAGGTGTGA